One genomic segment of Microvirga ossetica includes these proteins:
- a CDS encoding trehalose-6-phosphate synthase gives MTLALHRVFNELRIAGLIPLTDALIVNPNDKVEVAEAIQHALHMSGEERVARWEAMSKVLWSSDVSRWAAAFITDLAANKAGRARSGLELAKKRE, from the coding sequence ATGACATTGGCCCTTCACCGAGTGTTCAATGAGCTGCGTATAGCGGGGCTGATACCACTCACGGATGCACTCATTGTCAACCCGAACGACAAGGTCGAAGTAGCAGAGGCTATTCAGCACGCGTTGCACATGAGCGGGGAGGAGCGGGTCGCGCGCTGGGAGGCAATGTCCAAAGTTCTTTGGAGCTCCGATGTCTCACGGTGGGCGGCGGCATTTATCACGGATCTGGCCGCTAACAAGGCAGGTAGGGCCCGCAGCGGATTGGAGCTCGCTAAGAAAAGAGAATGA
- a CDS encoding MgtC/SapB family protein — translation MGSGLVAGIGFMGRGAIIRQSGAVQGTATAASLWASGAVGAAIRLRSYDVANVIAHFTIFAFRGLSPIKHQNQRGDDIGPSPSVQ, via the coding sequence TTGGGATCAGGTCTCGTCGCGGGCATCGGCTTCATGGGTAGGGGTGCCATCATTAGGCAATCAGGTGCTGTGCAAGGGACTGCCACAGCCGCAAGTCTATGGGCGAGTGGCGCGGTCGGAGCTGCGATAAGGCTCCGAAGCTATGATGTTGCCAACGTGATTGCCCACTTCACCATCTTCGCCTTCCGTGGTCTGTCTCCGATCAAACATCAAAACCAGCGTGGGGATGACATTGGCCCTTCACCGAGTGTTCAATGA